From one Mycobacterium colombiense CECT 3035 genomic stretch:
- a CDS encoding NAD(P)H-dependent flavin oxidoreductase yields the protein MLSTPWSTNFGLRVPIVNAPMGGVAGGRLAAAVTAAGGLGMVGMGSVATRELLAEQLRHVDGRFGIGMVDWVMRNEAGLLEDALAARPALLSVSFGTEWSWVAKAHDAGIPTVTQVYDSDGARRAVDAGVDILVARGSEGGGHGEDKLGLLPLLDAVLDAVSVPVLAGGGVASARSLAAVLAAGAGGAWVGTRLSACPEALTGDAGRRALVTATETDTAVTRVFDVAKGLPWPARFPSRVLANDFVEHWTGHEEALDARACDELAAAVAAGDCRIAPVDAGQGVGMIRTEASVAEVIGEMCTGADELLSRWGSTGDRA from the coding sequence ATGCTGTCCACGCCCTGGTCAACGAATTTCGGTCTGCGGGTCCCCATCGTCAACGCCCCGATGGGCGGGGTCGCCGGCGGCCGCCTGGCCGCGGCGGTCACCGCGGCCGGTGGCCTCGGCATGGTCGGCATGGGCAGCGTCGCGACCAGGGAGTTGCTCGCCGAGCAGCTACGCCACGTCGACGGGCGGTTCGGCATCGGCATGGTCGACTGGGTGATGCGCAATGAGGCCGGACTGCTCGAGGACGCGCTGGCCGCACGGCCCGCCCTGTTGTCGGTGAGCTTCGGCACCGAATGGTCGTGGGTCGCCAAGGCTCACGACGCCGGAATCCCTACCGTCACACAGGTTTACGACAGCGACGGGGCCCGCCGGGCCGTCGACGCCGGCGTCGACATCCTGGTCGCGCGCGGGTCCGAGGGCGGCGGCCACGGCGAGGACAAGCTCGGGCTGCTGCCGCTGCTGGACGCCGTGCTGGACGCCGTCTCCGTCCCGGTGCTGGCCGGCGGCGGTGTCGCCTCGGCGCGCAGCCTGGCCGCCGTGCTGGCCGCCGGTGCCGGCGGCGCGTGGGTGGGCACCCGGCTGTCGGCATGTCCGGAGGCGCTGACCGGTGACGCCGGCCGCCGGGCCCTGGTCACGGCGACCGAAACCGACACGGCGGTCACCCGGGTGTTCGACGTCGCCAAGGGGCTGCCCTGGCCGGCGCGGTTCCCGTCGCGGGTGTTGGCCAACGATTTCGTCGAGCACTGGACCGGCCACGAGGAGGCGCTGGACGCGAGGGCCTGCGACGAGTTGGCCGCGGCCGTCGCCGCCGGGGACTGCCGGATCGCGCCGGTGGACGCCGGGCAGGGCGTCGGGATGATCCGCACTGAAGCGTCGGTGGCCGAGGTGATCGGCGAGATGTGCACGGGCGCCGACGAATTGCTGTCCCGCTGGGGGTCTACCGGCGACCGGGCGTGA
- a CDS encoding helix-turn-helix transcriptional regulator, which translates to MDDADALERDAAGIGALADPVRRQLYRFVCSQPGLVSRDQAADAVGIPHHQAKFHLDRLTAEGLLESEYARLTGRSGPGAGRTSKLYRRAGRDIAVSLPQREYELAGRLMATAIARSAGTGEPVAEVLNRVAREYGRAMAAGSAPPTDAGAAMQRAIRLLRRYGYEPRFSESEVELANCPFHALAQEQTELACTMNHALITGVADALAPHGPDVRLCPGPERCCVVLTPGRR; encoded by the coding sequence ATGGACGACGCGGACGCCTTGGAGCGCGACGCCGCAGGCATTGGCGCGCTCGCCGATCCGGTGCGCCGACAGCTCTATCGGTTCGTCTGCTCCCAGCCGGGACTGGTGAGCCGTGACCAGGCGGCCGACGCCGTCGGCATCCCCCACCACCAGGCCAAGTTCCACCTGGACCGGCTCACGGCCGAGGGGCTGCTGGAATCCGAGTACGCGCGCCTGACCGGCCGGTCCGGCCCCGGCGCCGGGCGCACCTCCAAGCTGTATCGCCGGGCGGGCCGCGACATCGCGGTCAGCCTCCCCCAGCGCGAGTACGAATTGGCCGGACGCTTGATGGCGACCGCCATCGCACGCTCGGCCGGTACCGGCGAGCCGGTTGCCGAGGTGCTGAACCGCGTGGCCCGCGAGTACGGCCGCGCCATGGCCGCGGGGTCGGCGCCCCCGACGGATGCCGGGGCGGCGATGCAGCGCGCGATCCGCCTGCTACGCCGGTACGGCTACGAGCCGCGCTTCTCCGAGAGCGAGGTCGAGCTCGCCAACTGCCCGTTCCACGCGCTGGCGCAGGAGCAGACCGAGCTGGCCTGCACCATGAACCACGCGCTGATCACCGGTGTGGCCGACGCGCTCGCACCGCACGGGCCCGACGTCCGACTCTGCCCCGGCCCGGAGCGGTGTTGCGTCGTGCTCACGCCCGGTCGCCGGTAG
- a CDS encoding DoxX family membrane protein, with protein sequence MSTKQVTAAPALADQLRDPGYSAYVALRTVFTIAPIVFGLDKFFNLLTHPHHWSMYLAGWINDLVPGTADQCMYLVGIIEIVAGVLVAVAPRWGAWVVAAWLAGIIIDLVTGPGFYDVALRDFGLLVGAVALARLAQGVHNGTVGGGLAAR encoded by the coding sequence ATGAGCACCAAGCAAGTCACCGCGGCCCCCGCCCTGGCCGACCAGCTGAGGGACCCGGGCTACTCGGCATACGTCGCGCTGCGCACCGTGTTCACCATCGCGCCCATCGTTTTCGGGCTGGACAAGTTCTTCAATCTGCTCACCCACCCGCACCACTGGAGCATGTATCTGGCGGGATGGATCAACGATCTGGTGCCCGGGACGGCCGACCAGTGCATGTACCTGGTCGGCATCATCGAGATCGTGGCCGGCGTGCTGGTCGCGGTGGCCCCGCGCTGGGGCGCCTGGGTGGTCGCGGCGTGGCTGGCCGGCATCATCATCGATCTGGTCACCGGGCCGGGCTTCTACGATGTCGCGCTGCGCGACTTCGGTTTGCTCGTCGGCGCCGTCGCGCTGGCCCGGCTGGCGCAGGGCGTGCACAACGGCACCGTCGGGGGCGGCCTCGCGGCGCGTTAG
- a CDS encoding DUF1990 family protein, whose product MDLRALEELPLTYAEVGATASGELPAGYDHQHAERQIGTGERRFEQAAAAVMRWGMQRGSGLRVQASSEIAVVDAVVVVKMGFLPAPCRVVYVVDEPDIRGFGYGTLPGHPESGEERFVVRRDPVSDAVYAEVSAFSRPATWWSKAGGPVVKVGQRLIAKRYLRAV is encoded by the coding sequence GTGGACCTACGAGCGCTCGAGGAACTCCCCCTGACCTACGCCGAAGTGGGGGCGACGGCTTCCGGCGAACTGCCCGCCGGCTACGACCATCAACACGCCGAGCGCCAAATCGGCACGGGCGAGCGGCGTTTCGAGCAGGCGGCGGCCGCTGTCATGCGCTGGGGCATGCAGCGCGGGTCCGGGCTGCGGGTGCAGGCCAGTTCCGAGATCGCCGTCGTCGACGCGGTGGTGGTGGTGAAGATGGGCTTTCTGCCTGCGCCGTGTCGCGTCGTCTACGTCGTCGACGAACCCGACATCCGCGGCTTCGGCTACGGGACTCTGCCGGGCCATCCGGAATCAGGCGAGGAACGGTTCGTGGTTCGTCGCGACCCGGTGTCCGACGCGGTGTACGCGGAGGTGTCCGCCTTCTCCCGGCCCGCGACCTGGTGGAGCAAGGCCGGCGGGCCGGTGGTGAAGGTGGGTCAGCGCCTGATCGCCAAGCGCTACCTGCGCGCGGTCTGA
- a CDS encoding aldo/keto reductase, with translation MTAENSKTVAGAAGTFTFGGDLTVNRLGFGAMRLTAKGVWGPPDDRAECVRVLRRAVELGVNFIDTADSYGPYVSEDIIREALHPYDGLVIATKAGLLRTGPDVWIPLGNPNYLRQECEMSLRRLGVDTIDLFQLHRIDSNFPLEDQVGELLTLKNEGKIRHIGLSEIDVDQLNAALRITEIVSVQNMYNLTSRGAEPLLDAATRQGIGFIPWFPLAAGPLAAPDGPLQRIAAEHDASPSQLALAWLLKRSPAMVPIPGTSKVAHLEENVAAAQIELSDDEFDTLAAAGAQQPV, from the coding sequence GTGACCGCAGAAAACTCGAAAACCGTTGCAGGGGCCGCCGGAACCTTCACCTTCGGCGGCGACCTGACCGTCAACCGACTCGGCTTCGGCGCCATGCGCCTCACGGCGAAAGGCGTGTGGGGCCCGCCCGACGACCGCGCCGAATGCGTCCGGGTGCTGCGCCGGGCCGTCGAACTCGGCGTGAACTTCATCGACACCGCCGACTCCTATGGCCCGTACGTGTCCGAGGACATCATCCGCGAGGCGCTGCATCCCTATGACGGCCTGGTGATCGCGACCAAGGCGGGGCTGCTGCGCACCGGCCCGGACGTCTGGATTCCGTTGGGCAATCCGAACTACCTGCGCCAGGAATGCGAGATGAGCCTGCGCCGGCTGGGCGTGGACACCATCGACCTCTTCCAGCTGCACCGCATCGACTCGAACTTCCCGTTGGAAGATCAGGTGGGCGAGCTGCTCACCCTCAAGAACGAGGGCAAGATCCGCCACATCGGCCTGTCCGAGATCGACGTCGACCAGCTGAACGCCGCGCTGCGCATCACCGAGATCGTGTCGGTGCAGAACATGTACAACCTGACGTCCCGCGGCGCCGAGCCGCTGCTGGACGCCGCGACCCGACAGGGCATCGGGTTCATCCCGTGGTTCCCGCTGGCCGCCGGGCCGCTGGCCGCACCCGACGGCCCGCTGCAGCGCATCGCCGCCGAGCACGACGCGTCGCCGTCGCAGTTGGCGCTGGCGTGGTTGCTGAAGCGCTCGCCGGCGATGGTGCCGATCCCGGGCACGTCCAAGGTCGCGCACCTGGAGGAAAACGTCGCCGCCGCCCAGATCGAACTGTCCGACGACGAATTCGACACGTTGGCGGCCGCCGGCGCGCAGCAGCCCGTCTAA
- a CDS encoding PaaI family thioesterase, giving the protein MVAEHQRHPGGGFNPPDPTTKGGPDYGRFIDAVRALQDHARAADAPDEVITEAADLLEKVSALLAPFDADEWASPSGRRMDLPMRGNILTIPMSAHKGEDGRVHGQARFARFHLGRNGAVHGGALGMLFDSILGLSASVLTGNPRQRTAYLKIDYRHIVPVEKELQFDAGVDRVDGRKIFVSGRLTDGDQLLTEADALFVRLKPGQP; this is encoded by the coding sequence GTGGTGGCCGAACATCAGCGACACCCCGGCGGCGGGTTCAACCCACCGGACCCGACGACCAAGGGCGGGCCCGACTACGGCCGGTTCATCGACGCCGTGCGCGCGTTGCAGGACCACGCCCGGGCCGCCGACGCGCCCGACGAGGTGATCACCGAGGCGGCTGACCTGCTGGAGAAGGTGTCGGCGCTGCTGGCGCCGTTCGACGCCGACGAGTGGGCGTCTCCGTCGGGCCGGCGGATGGACCTGCCGATGCGCGGCAACATCCTGACCATCCCGATGTCGGCCCACAAGGGTGAGGACGGCCGGGTCCACGGCCAGGCCCGCTTCGCCCGGTTCCACCTGGGCCGCAACGGCGCCGTGCACGGCGGCGCGCTGGGGATGCTGTTCGACTCCATCCTCGGGCTGTCGGCGTCGGTGCTCACCGGCAACCCGCGCCAGCGCACCGCGTACCTCAAGATCGACTACCGGCACATCGTCCCGGTGGAGAAGGAACTGCAGTTCGACGCGGGCGTCGACCGGGTGGACGGGCGCAAGATCTTCGTATCGGGCCGGCTGACCGACGGCGATCAGTTGCTGACCGAAGCCGACGCACTGTTCGTACGGCTCAAACCTGGTCAGCCCTGA
- a CDS encoding trimeric intracellular cation channel family protein, whose amino-acid sequence MAIAELTVTDLFRAVDLTGVFGNALLGGVVARREELDAVGFAALAVLSGLGGGIIRDTLLQRGTPVALTDFAYLLTALAGAAIAFVFRVDGRVWNWVWPIVDALALGCWAATGAHKTLALGLGWLAALLLGTISAVGGGATRDIVMRRVPGIFGGNTLYATCALAASGVLVLFHYQNHPTPGLLVAALTGAALCWLAQRRGWMLPAADAWSPARFFSGRRSRRRIRKTHNPKDVNDDL is encoded by the coding sequence GTGGCGATCGCCGAACTGACAGTGACGGACTTGTTCCGCGCGGTGGACCTGACCGGCGTGTTCGGCAACGCGCTGTTGGGTGGTGTGGTCGCCCGCAGGGAAGAATTGGATGCCGTCGGTTTCGCCGCGCTCGCGGTGTTGTCGGGCCTGGGCGGCGGCATCATCCGCGACACCTTGCTCCAGCGCGGGACCCCTGTCGCTCTTACCGACTTCGCCTACTTGCTGACGGCGCTGGCGGGAGCGGCGATAGCGTTCGTGTTCCGAGTCGATGGCCGAGTGTGGAATTGGGTATGGCCGATCGTGGACGCGCTGGCGCTGGGATGCTGGGCCGCGACAGGTGCCCACAAGACGCTCGCCTTAGGACTCGGCTGGTTGGCCGCGCTGCTGTTGGGCACGATCTCGGCAGTGGGCGGTGGCGCGACGCGCGACATCGTGATGCGGCGGGTGCCCGGAATCTTCGGCGGCAACACCCTTTACGCCACTTGCGCGCTGGCTGCGAGTGGTGTGCTGGTGCTCTTTCACTATCAAAACCACCCAACGCCAGGGTTATTGGTGGCAGCACTGACCGGAGCGGCATTGTGCTGGCTGGCCCAGCGGCGCGGTTGGATGTTGCCCGCCGCCGACGCATGGTCGCCCGCAAGGTTTTTCTCCGGGCGTCGGTCGCGGCGGCGGATACGCAAGACCCACAACCCGAAGGACGTGAACGATGACCTCTGA